The Pan troglodytes isolate AG18354 chromosome 15, NHGRI_mPanTro3-v2.0_pri, whole genome shotgun sequence genomic sequence TACTTATCTAATGATGCATAAATGGGCTTCAAAAAATAGTTGCTTAGAACaataatgattttattatatCTCATGATTAAGAGAATGAGAGATTTGGGCAGGTTTCagctgggtgatttttttttttaattatactttaagttttagggtacatgtgcacaatgtgcaggttagttacatatgtatacatgtgccatgttggtgtgctgcacccatcatttagcattaggtatatcgcctaatgctatccctccccgctacccccaccccacaacagtccccagtgtgtgatgttccccttcctgtgtccatgtgttctcattgttcaattcccacctatgagtgagaacatgcggtgtttggttttttgtccttgtgatagtttactgagaacgatgatttccaatttcatccatgtccctacaaaggatatgaatccttttttatggctgcatagtattccatggtgtatatgtgccacattttcttaatccagtctatcattgttggacatttgggttggttccaagtctttgcgattgtgaatagtgccacaataaacatacgtgtgcatgtgtctttatagcagcatgatttatagtcctttgggtatatacccagtaatgggatggctgggtcaaatggtatttctagttctagatccctgaggaatcgccacactgacttccacaatggttgaactagtttacagtcctaccaacagtgtaaaagtgttcctatttctccacatcctctccagcacctgttgtttcctgactttttaatgattgccattctaactggtgtgacatggtatctcactgtggttttgatttgcattttactCCTTTTAGTATCAAGGGAGGTCATCAGCAGTATTTATCTGGTGAATGGGAAGTCTGGAGGATCTGGAGACCTTCACTCATATATCTGGCATTGTGGCAGGAATGACTAGAAGGCTGGGCTCAGCTTGCTCAGCTGACCAGAATATAGCCTCTCCAGGATAGGGGTCTTCTCACATCATGGTTCAGGGCTCTAAGAGCAAGTATTCAAGTGAATAAGGCAGAAATTGCATGttcttttatgacctagcctcagaagCCACGGAGTTTCATTTTTGCTGTACTCTGTAGGTCAAAGGCTACTAGTCTACCTAGATTCAAGAAGGAACAAAGACCCAATGTCTCAATGGAAACAATGTAAAAGAGTGTGcagccattttttaaaaccatcctaGCAGACTGCACTACAGAAAACGTTAAACCCAGTTTTTTCAAAGTGAAGTGAAGTGATAGCAGAGGGAAACTTAGatatatgcaaaggaataaaGAGCACCAGAAATACTAAACATGTAGGCAAATAAAAAGAACACTTTTAGTGAACTAAAATCTGATTTTTCCCTTATTTGCTTACTTTACTTTCTGTGATCTGAGGGAGAAAAAGGACCCAGCCCATGTGGCTTCACATTGGGAAAAAGTGGCACCCACTGTTTCCTAAGATTTAGAGCTAGAAGGGGCTGGAAAGAGCTGATCCTGTCCCTGAATTTTTAGAATCAAATTCCTGTATCACAGTTGAAATGATTGTCAAAAGTAAGAACATAATGTTTGTCCACTGGGGGAAAAGTCTGTTGGGGATACCCGAAGGAATACGGGAATTTGAAGATGTGAATTCTATTTTTGGAAAGCTTAATGCAACAGAGTCTGATATAATGGCAAGTGACAGCTGCTTCTGGGGCTAAGTCCCCACGACTACCCCTTTCTTCTGGAAAATATATCTAGACTAAAGTTTATGACTAAATTTAGGGCCTATGTGTTCTGATTTTTCCCCAGATAATAAGGCTATGAGATCGACTGAATTGAATTGAGTTACAGAAATTAGATTTTCATGCCCTTCctcattgttattgttgtttataCAGCTTACATATTTTCTAGAGCAGGAACCTTCTTAACTTCAAGATCCTCAGGGACTCAAAGTTCATGATGGGAGCTCAGCAAATGTACTAGCATAGACAGATAAATGGTATTTGTGTACATCAAACTTGATCTAACGACCACTTTACCAAGAACATGAGACCCAACAGAAAAATAAGACTTTAAAccaattttttaaaggataagtttcaaaaaataaaataaaatggggtatattttaaattttaagactgGTAACAAAGATagtatgaattattttttcatttggcctggcacagtggctcatccctgtagtcccaacactttgggaggacgagttgggtagatcacttgagtccaggagttcaacaccagcctgggcaatggagtgaatccccttctctacaaaaaatatacaaaaaaattagccgggcatggtagcatacacctgtagtcccagctacttggaaggctgaggtgggaggagcccttgagcctgggaggatgaGACTGCAGTGTggtaggcaacagagtgagactctgtttcaaaaaataaattaataataataaacactttaaaattatttcttaaattccCATATAGCAGTAAAAATGTACAGCAAGCACAGCACAAATGACAGGAGTAAAATAGATGTAACTTTATGCAACTGCAGAATCACTTGTTTTGTCAACCAGCATGGAAACTGTCAGAACTGTCAATCAACAAAGCAAGGGCGATAGAAAATGTGTCACTTTCAAACAGTatacaataatagaaataatgacaACACATCATTATATCAGAGGGAGGAGAAAAGTGATATCAGGATATTTCTTTCTCGAGGCCTCTCATTGAGGGGTAATTATGGGCTGGTTGTGTCTGTAACATAGCCTCTCCAAACAGGCTCTGTAACTTTAAGTTCAGATATCAATGTCTTCCTCTCATCTGTTCAGATATTTTTACATCCCAGGATAATTACTGGATTATCTGTTGTGGTGGAGTCTGGACCTTTTTAAACATCTACCAACAAAGTTTAtagatttaaagcaaaaattcagCTTTTggaaaaatgagattaaaaatagTTTACTAGTAATGTAACTTAGCATTATAATTTGAATTCTAAAGAGGACTTATTGAGACTAGTagaaggccgggagcagtggctcacacctgtaatcccagcactttgggaggctgaggcgggtgaatcacctgaggtcaggaattcaagaccagcctggccaacacagcgaaaccccgtctctacttaaaatacaaaaattagctgggcacagtggcaggtgcctgtaatcccagctactcaggaggctgaggcaggagaatggcgtgaacctgggaggcggagcttgcagtgagccgagatagcgccactgcagtccggcctgggcgaaagagcgagactctgtctcaaaaaaaaaaaaaaaaaaaaccaaaaatgtccTATTTAAATTAACAATATTGGTCTCCAGTCTTTGCAACCAAAGAACACTTACTGATATCTCCACTGCTAGCATACTGTGTGACATATGGTTGATgattgataataaataaataaagtgtttatAAAATGGTATTGGGcaactactttttttgtttttgtttttttgtttagatggagactcgctctgtcacccaggctggagtgcagtggtgtgatctcggctcactgcaagctccgcccccctggttcacgccattctcctgcctcagcctcccaagtagctgggactacaggcacccgccaccatgcccagctaattttttatatttttagtagagacggggtttcaccatgttagccaggatggtctcgatctcctgatcttgtgatccgcccgcctcggcctcccaaactgctgggattacaggcgtgagccactgcgcccaagctgcgcaactaatttttgacaaaagcaCAAAAGCAACCCAGTGGAAAAAGTACaggcttttcaaaaaaaaaaattgctgcgaTGACTGGGTATCCATACATCAAATATGAACTTGGATACATGCCTCAAACTATATAAGAAAGTTAACTACAATGCGTCATACATCTAAATGTACAGCTTGAACACGTAAAACTTttataagaaaacataggaaaatttCTTTGTGAGCTTGGGGTAGGCAAAAATTTCTTAGAAACAACACTAGAAATGTaatccataaaataataaataaattaaactttattaaaagttaaaacttCTCTTCAAAATACACTGCTAAGAGAAtgagggccaggtgtggcggctcacgcctgtaatcccagcactttgggaggccgaggtgggcagatcacctgaggccaggagtttgagaccagcctggccaacatggcgaaactctgcctctactaaaaatacaaaaattagctaggcatggtggtgcacgtctataatcccagctactcggaaagctgagatACCAGAAActcttgatcctgggaggcggaggttgcaataagccgagatcattcactgcactccagcctgggtaacagatcaggattctgaaaaaaaaaaaaaaaaaaaaaaggcagagttgGGGGGCGGTAGGTAAGCAGAAACTTAAGGGTGATGGGCATACTCATTTGATCACAGTGATGGTTTAAGGgggtatacatatgtcaaaactgaTAAAAATTATACACTTTAAGTATGCTCTATATATTCTATGCCAATTATACTTCAGTAAATGTAtctaaaaaaaccccacaactcAGATGTCAGATTTTGAAGACAGTGGAAAAGATGCAGAATGGAAATTTCAGTTAAAGGCCTCAGTGATGTTTGTGAGTTATCCAAGTATTCAAGGAATCCATGCTTCCTCCAGCTAGCTGAGACTCGGCAGAGTTTAATGAGCAATCTTAATACTATTCTCCAGAAATAGTGTCATCCACCATACTATGGCTGTTTTCAGGAAGAGAATGACCTAATCAGGATAAAATGAACTCCATGTCTTGTGAGGGATTTATAATTAGACACATAATGCacatttacaaacatttttaaagggctTTTCTACCTGTAGGAGAGGATTAATATTGAGAGTGAACTTTTTGCAAGTTTTCCAACACACTAGTTTGTTTAATCTCtaagagcctcagtttcctcatctataaaataccataagaaataagaaaaaacaggaaACTAAAAAGAGCAGGCTTTGCCAGAGCTATTAATTACTCTTTTTTGGGCAGAGCCAAAACTCAAGAAATGGAAGTCTCTCTTCCATTTCTAGACTTTTTAGAGAGATCCATGAGGAAGTTCCCCTCCATAGCGTTGGCCGACCATCACACCGGTCAAGAAGGCATCCAGCCTCTCCCAGGCTCAGCCTGTGACGGAAAACCACACTGATTTACTAGGATAGCCTTGAGCTCTCTCATTAGCCCTCACGTGTTCTGAACGTTAGAGCTAACTTTCCAGACCCTCATTATTTGTTGAAAGGCTGGATGGGGAAAATCTCAACCAGATCTCCATGTCTACTTGCAAGTAGAGGTAGTTTTTGCAGGGTGGCCTGTGTTCTCCAGATGCAGAGCCATACAGGGCCTTGCTTCTTTACGGGAGATACAAAAACTCGGCCCTAATAAACAGAAATAGTGGTTGAGCCCACAAACTAGCATTAAGTTGTCCTAACTGTAATTTCCAGCTCCGTCACTTGCTGTGTGGGACCTTATTATCTCCAAAACCCAATTTTTTCAACTTCACAATGGAATTAAAACAATCTAATTTTTCAAAATGGGGTTAACTTCCACTGTAAGTTACAGTATATTGGCCAATAATTAACTTCAACACTAAAGCTGGCATTTAACAGATCAATTCAACTGTTTTCTAGGTAAATACTTAAACGCTTAAAAAACCGTAATTTACTGAGAAAACAAAGCTTTCTTTCTAGGTTAAGAATTTGAGAAAACAAGACCCAGAAGCAAACTAAAATCAAGTCCTAAAATGGTACAAACCTCAAAAAGCCAATCAGGTTTGCCAATAAAGCTCCGCCTCCGTGCAAACTCTGCCCACTTCCGGCTTCCCCACCCACCTTCTACCAGTGGAACCCCGCCCCTCTCTGCGAGGTCCCGCCCCCCACACCTGATCCTGGTTCACATTGGGCGAATCTGGATGCTGTATACACAGCCGACACACGCACTTTAGGCTGGGGCGTCTTCGCGCCTGCGCAGCTGCGCTGTCAGGCGGCTGAAAAcgggggggttggggggaggggggcggagGTCGTGCCGAATCTTCCTCCGTAATAAGAAGCGACGTGTCCCGCTGTCCTGGCTCCGTGGGTCCAGTGAGATTGGGCCTGGGCGCTGGAGCTGCTGTGGCTCCCGCCGCGGCGGCTGCCATGGAGACCATGCCAGAGCCCAGAACTCATGCCGGGGGAGGCCGAGACAGCCGGCGGTACTCATAGatgaggcggcggcggcggcggcggcagcccGGGCTCTCCATGAgcaggcggcggcggcgacgGGTGCGGCGGCACCGGCGGTTTTCGGTCCCCAGGGAGGTACGAGGAGTTTGCTTCCTGGTGGACGGAGACTGGCCGGTGTGGGAACGCCTTCCGCGGCCCGGCCCTCCAGCCTATTTGTCCCCAGTCCTGAGCACTCGGCGGGGCACTGCCCGGGCAGAGGCGGGGGCGCCCAGCCGACTCGCGGGCCCCTAACTCGGGGACCCGCCCGCCTCGGTGCCAGGCCTCCCGGGCGCGGCTGCCCAAGGCCAGGGTGGGCGTGGCCGGAGCGTGGGGGCTCCCCGGGGGCGCACGCCTAGCGTCCGCCTTGTCCCTGTCCCGAAGCCCTGCGCTGCTGGGAGCGGTAGCGCGTGGCTGTTCAGGCGTATTTCAGGCGCTGATTTGAGAGGGGACTTTTAGAATCCCTGAGTCCTTAGGGAGTCTGGCGTTCAATGCCTTGGGCATGTGGTGGGGTCCTCACGGCTAGCTTGGGGTACCAATTTCCTCCCTTGGAAGTCACCACGAAAGAAAGATGTTTTGTCAAAGAAATAGAGGTCAGGAGagttttccaggtttattcaaATTGGAGGGCCCGTAGAGCCTGGAGAATAAAGCCAGCGGAATACATCCTCCAGTCCTTCTAATTACAGTTCCTAGCTAAACAGCTAAGACAATTTTAAGTAAAGCTCTTCACAGCTATCTTTCCATCATTTTTCCCCACCCCCCATTTTTATTGCAATTTACTTTGGAACAAATCACCAAATTCATGATGAAACTAGTATCCTCTAGTTCTTCCAAACCTTCGCTCCTCCCGTTTTTCCCAGAGAAAGACTAAAGTTTCATGCCACATATGTCATTATAGTTTAATTCTCTTAGAGTGTAAGGGTAGTTACACTTCATTTGGTCATGTCTGAAGacaatttgaagaaaatatcCTAGAGACTTATGCTTCCTTCCCAATGCACTATTTTAGGAATCTGAACTCAGGCTCTTTAAGCAATCTTAAACCTTGCTACAAAGTTCTTTAAAATTCAACGGAAATAAATCAAACCATAAAGTTATTTTcgtttttaaagtatttgaatgcataactgttttttaaaatctttgtaaaCAAAACGTGTCAGTTTCTATTACGAAGAAACTGAGTTTGTGTTTTCCTAGGCTGCAGATTTGCCACACCCTCTTCTTCGTAAGTGGATGACTAGAATCAATGTGTTGGCCAACTAGATATAAACATCCACTCTTCATACTAAATATAGTTACTGGATATTTTAGAGTCCACAGTATCTTGCTTCACACTGAAAACACTGTGTTCATGTGTGTTTAATATATTGCAGAAGTGAATTTTTACTCGCATTGCAGAATGTTTTGGACTTAGTTTCTTACACAAATAAAACACGTAGGACTGCAGCTTTATTAAGTGTTGAGTTCATGTTGTGTTTGGGAGGATGCAGCACTTGGAAAAGATGGTCAAAATAAGACACTGATCTCAGTCACTCATTTCTCTGTTTCTGCTCCTCAGATGCCTCCCTTTTTTCATAACAATACTTCTCCATAAAAGTAACCTCGGAAAACAATATGATGTTGTTAGTTTATTTGCTTGTCCCAAGTAAAGTGAAGGAGTTTTTTCAATACAATTGTAAAAAGAACTCATTCTTTCAAAAGTATGTGCgctatataacatacatataacacaacatatttattaaaatacttaCTGTGGCTTTAAAATCAAAGTGCCTAGTGGTCCTCAAGGTTGGGAAGAGTGCCAGTTTGAAAAGGGAGGATGCTTTGCTTCATTCTGAAAACACGCATAGGGAATAATCAGGATATTTATCAAGTTCTGAATCAGATCTTCATAGTATAGCCTCTGTAGTTAAAAATTATAGTATATCTAAATTGCACAATAGCACAATTCTCAGTTGCAAATAAAAATCCCAAAGTGATTAGCAATATTAGCTATGCTACTATTCACTTAAGATTGATTTTCATGATTACTACTCATGCTGTCTTTCAAAGCTAAATGTCAGAATTAGTCTTAGTCTATATAGCAACAGGAGtttttttttacatagtttttctatacaacaaataaaatatgtagtataGTTAATATAAAGATTATGTAATGGCTATTATTCTGTACCCCCAATTAAGGATCCCATTATATTAGTTTCTTAAGTGGAATCACCCATATTAACAAGAAAATGAAGCAAGCACAGCCTGTATTTTGGAAAGATGAGGAGGTTTACATTAGGAATATGCCTAACCAAAGttagtttatgtttttaatagctttattttcatttaggatttttttttttttgagatggagtttcactcgttgcccaggcggGAATgagatggcgtgatctcggctcaccgcaacctccgcctcccaggttcaagcgattctcctgcctcagcctcccgagtagctgggattacaggcatgcgccaccatgcccagctaattttgtatttttaatagagggttttctccatgctggtcaggctggtctccaacgcctgacctcaggtgatcgcccgcctcagcctcccaaagtgctgggattacaggcgtgagccaccgcgcccagcctcaggattttttttattacagggtttccctctgtcacaGATAAAATCTGCAATGTAATTAATATAAAGCCTGTCAAATGGCCATCTGTACCTCAAAAAAAGACTGCAGCTTCTTAAATGGTCTTTCCAGAGAGCTCCAGAGAGCATGCATAGTGCGCGAAAAGTggctcatttaaatttttttgctatGTTGGGAGGCCTAATAACCACATTTGATTTGAGTCTTTAGATAGATTTATTTTCGTTTAAACATATTATGCATTTAATATACAAAGTTACAATTTTATGTGTtctgttttaaacttttaaaatgtaggatGAAGACACTGTTTGAAGAGATCAAagcatcaattaaaaataactataaccaAGATCGATCATTTTGGAGGCCTGTTCTTCCTTGGGGGGGTGTTTTTACTATCAAAGCTGGCCGCAAAGCAGTATCCTGTACACCACTCTATGTTGAAATAAGACTGAAAAATACCTGCACCATAGATGGATTCTTGATGTTATTATATGTCAttcttaatgaaaatgaaaacttccCTAGGGAACTCTCTCTTCATTTTGGTAGAGAGTTTGTAGACTGTTTTCTTTACTTAATGGACACCTACAGTTTTACAACTGTGAAGCTACTTTGGATTTGGGACAAGATGGAAAAACAGCAATACAAATCTGAAGTCCATAAAGCTTCATTAATAATTGATTTGTTTGGGAATGAGCATGATAATTTtacaaaaaatcttgaaaatctCATGTCTACCATTCAAGAGAGTTACTGTTCCAACTGGCGATGCCCAACTCGAGTGCAGGAGGATCAGCAGCGCACAATTAATATAAAGTAAGTTGGTCTAACGTCTGTTTTgtcacttttactttttttaatgaatgttgCTTTAGATATGTAGTCATGTACCCCATAATGACATTTGGGTCAACAAAGGACCACATATGCCATGCTGGTTTGTAGGATACTGTATATTTAGTATACCTTTCTGTGTTTAGGTACACAAAGACTTACCATTTTGttaaaattgcctacagtattaagTATAGTAACATGTTGTAtggatttgtagcctaggagcaatagcctCGGTGTGTAAAAGGTTATACCATCTAGTTTTGTGTAAGCACATTCTAGGATGTTTACACACTATGAAATCATCTAaggatacatttctcagaatgtgtccccATTGGATGACAAATGACAATATTTGTTGCCAAAGTATTTGTTGCCAAAGTATTTGTTAAAGTACAGAGCCTTTATAATTACTTAGGCATGAAGCAGTCACAGAAATGCAAGATTCTTCTGCAGGTCCCCTGAAAACAGTGTTACAGCCTATTACATCCAAACATCTTATAATTACTTTACAAAACCAGCTGATAACCTTGTCAGTAGCAAAGTAATGAATTACTcagtatgaaaaatatattactcTTACTTGAATTTACTAATATGACTATAGATGATTCTTAGTGTCACAAATGTAACCTCTTTAAGAGCGCTTAATACTGTTTTGGAATGTTTCACCCTTTGAATAGGTCTCTGTCAGGAGGGCTAGTTCCATatgaacaagaaaattaaaagtatccTTTCATATTATGGCCAAGACATAATTATAGACAGAAACCCAGAACTTGGCATCTCACATGTGGATGTGGATGTAAGCAGCTTTTATTTTGACTAGGAAAGGTGCAAGGAGCCAGATGAGTGTTTTTGGCTTTCAGAGAAAAGGCAGATCTCCCACCTGGTAAATGATAGGGACAGAGTCCAAATTGGCAAGCCCTAGTGGAGTGTTGGGAAACGTTAAAGCCTCCAAGGGACATGAGCTGGAAAGGGGATAATTGCCAGTGGAAGAAAAACAGACCCAAATGCATTTTTGGCAGAAAGGTATTTGGCCCTATGGTCCAGAAAAACAGCCTGATAGATCGTTCCCATTTGGAAATGTATATCACGTACCCTAATTTGTTAAACTTACATTTCTCTGAAATACACTTTGTCTATTTTCCTGCATTGCTAATTTGAAATATCAATCAATGGAAAT encodes the following:
- the LOC129136927 gene encoding atherin-like, translating into MRACAPGEPPRSGHAHPGLGQPRPGGLAPRRAGPRVRGPRVGWAPPPLPGQCPAECSGLGTNRLEGRAAEGVPTPASLRPPGSKLLVPPWGPKTAGAAAPVAAAACSWRARAAAAAAAASSMSTAGCLGLPRHEFWALAWSPWQPPRREPQQLQRPGPISLDPRSQDSGTRRFLLRRKIRHDLRPPPPNPPVFSRLTAQLRRREDAPA
- the C14H14orf28 gene encoding uncharacterized protein C14orf28 homolog; protein product: MKTLFEEIKASIKNNYNQDRSFWRPVLPWGGVFTIKAGRKAVSCTPLYVEIRLKNTCTIDGFLMLLYVILNENENFPRELSLHFGREFVDCFLYLMDTYSFTTVKLLWIWDKMEKQQYKSEVHKASLIIDLFGNEHDNFTKNLENLMSTIQESYCSNWRCPTRVQEDQQRTININPPQEIPHGNLIRLAVNELFCSKIELCEEHGCGGLREFSQRVFCHGAPPFVVLNMQHWKSEDLAYVPYYLDLSDHKYLLEGATLFNKEEHHYSAAFQIGGHWMHYDGLRNVNLILLNKPPEFLLLSSLVYIRATEK